The following nucleotide sequence is from Paenibacillus andongensis.
CGCCTTTCATCCATTCGCTTAATGCATCTGCTGTAAACCGCTGTGATGTCACTGGATTCACACCTCCTTACAAACTCACATACCCGCAATTTTCTTCTCAATTTCACGAATTTGATCACGAATCTTTGCTGCCTGTTCGAACTCTTCTTGTTCGATACAGGTCATCATATCCTTCTTGAGCGTATCAATTTCTCGCTTACATTGGATGATGCCACCACTTCGTTTGGGCACTTTTCCAACGTGAACGATATTGCCATGCACCCTTTTAAAGAGAGGATCTAACTTATCTGAAAAGCTTTGATAGCAGGATCCGCAACCAAACCGTCCTAATTTACTAAACTGAGAATACGTAAGGCCACAGCTCTCACAACGGATCGCCTGAGACTTTGCAGCGGATAGAGATGACGGTTCGAAATCAAGTAATCCTGATAACAGATTGTGAATCGAAAATCCGTTGGATGTTCCGGGAATCATTTCGCCCTTCTCACGAGCGCAATTCTCACAAATGTGGAACTCGTTCTTGTCTCCATTCACAATCTTGGTAAAATGAAGAGTCGCCGGTCGTTT
It contains:
- a CDS encoding UvrB/UvrC motif-containing protein, whose product is MICQECGKRPATLHFTKIVNGDKNEFHICENCAREKGEMIPGTSNGFSIHNLLSGLLDFEPSSLSAAKSQAIRCESCGLTYSQFSKLGRFGCGSCYQSFSDKLDPLFKRVHGNIVHVGKVPKRSGGIIQCKREIDTLKKDMMTCIEQEEFEQAAKIRDQIREIEKKIAGM